DNA sequence from the Candidatus Atribacteria bacterium ADurb.Bin276 genome:
TTGATAAACCCAGCCCTCACAAAAGATTTTAAGAATGTCGGAAAGCCATTTTATTGCAACCGTTTTATGGCTCAACCTTGGTCAATCCGGGACTTTGAATTTGTTTCCTTTTCTTTATATAGTTAAAAGATAAAACCGCTAAGAAAAACATGATGATTGTAGAAACAAGGGGAAGGAAAAGACCCACATGCAAACCAGCATACTCAGAAGCTATACCCATACCAAGAGGCATGAGCATTCCACCAATTCCACCTGCGGCAGTTAGAACTCCCGAGATAGTCCCACTGTATTGAGGAAAGATAGAACCAGCTTGAGCCATAACTGTTGGATAAATCCCTGATAAAAAGAAACCCAATAATATAAAGAGTATTATAATTGGATTGATTGCCTGAATAGTATAGATGAGTAGAAAAAATACTGCAGAACCTAAGCTCAATAAAACCAAGGTTCGCGAATACCCTACTTTTTCCGATATTAAACCGGTTAAAAGCCTCCCTATCGTTAAGCCGATAAAAAACAAAGAAAGAGTAAATGATCCAATCGATTGAGATACGTTCCTAGTATTAATCAAGTAGGTAGGAAGCCAACCAGCAATTACTTGTTCGGCTCCCACATAGACAAAAAGAAGCAATATAAGTTGGATAATAATCCTATTTTTCAACAGCATAGCAACATCTGATAATTTTATAGTTTCCTCATTATCCACCTTTGAGAGATGAATGGGGAACAACAGAAAAAAAAATAGAATCGGGAAGCAAGCAGTAAAGAGAAAAGCCAGTCTCCAATTCAATAAAGACGTAGAAGCAAAAGTAAAAATGAGCGGTCCGCTCAATGCTCCAATTCCAAAGCACATATGGAGCAAACCTAAGCCAATTCCTTTTTGATCTCCTGATATATCGATAAACAAGCCATTTAACCCACCATCTAAG
Encoded proteins:
- the glcP gene encoding Glucose/mannose transporter GlcP, whose amino-acid sequence is MTFTKTHFVGYLGFISLGLANTIIGPAIPSLINEFGMGFSLVGVLFFVQGVFYFISVLSAGVASDFFGKKPFLLIGATLMASGLIAFILGRNEIILFFSVALIGTGLGALDGGLNGLFIDISGDQKGIGLGLLHMCFGIGALSGPLIFTFASTSLLNWRLAFLFTACFPILFFFLLFPIHLSKVDNEETIKLSDVAMLLKNRIIIQLILLLFVYVGAEQVIAGWLPTYLINTRNVSQSIGSFTLSLFFIGLTIGRLLTGLISEKVGYSRTLVLLSLGSAVFFLLIYTIQAINPIIILFILLGFFLSGIYPTVMAQAGSIFPQYSGTISGVLTAAGGIGGMLMPLGMGIASEYAGLHVGLFLPLVSTIIMFFLAVLSFNYIKKRKQIQSPGLTKVEP